The genomic interval CGCCGCCCTGGTCGACCGTGCGGTCGCCGAGTTCCTGCAGCTCTCGTCCCTCGAGCGCCGTCGAGAGCAACAGCGTCTCGACCGCGTCGTACTCGAGGGCGTCGTCGACCTCGTCGACCCCGTAGGCGACGGGCTCATCGTCGTCGCGAACGCCCTCGAAGAACGTCTCGAGCGTTTCGCGGACGTCCCGCCGATCGCGCTCGTCGATGGCCTGTTCGCCCTTCTCCGCGAGCTGTCGCAGCCCCTGTTCGGTGGCGTACTCGACGGCGAACTCGCCGACCAGCGCGTCTTCGAGTCGGTGGTCGAGGTCGGCCTCCTCGCGGAAGTTCTCGACCGTTCCCGTGGTGCCTCCGAGCAGCATTCCGTCGATTCCGTCTTCGTCTCCGCCCCCGCTGTCAAGAAACTCGAGTTCGGCGCGCTCGGCGACCTCGTCGAAGAAGTCCCGTTTCTGCCGTTCGCGGTCGCGTTCGAACCGCTCGGCCGACTGGCCGCCGGCGCTCGATTTCCCGGGCACGTCGCTGTCGAACGTCTCGACGGGTTCGACGCCCTCGTCGTCCAGCCGACCCAGCGCGGCCCCGCCGCGCTCGACGACGACCAGGCCGTAGGTCGACTCGGGTTCGGTAACGTCCTCGAGCGGTGTGAGATCGAACTCGTTTCCGTGTTCGTATCGCGACTCCTCGATCGGGATCGGGAGGTCGTCGAAGGTCGCGGTCACGAGATCCCTGTCGACGACGCCGGCGTAGATCGCCAGGCCGTTGTCCGGAATGTCGTCGTACTCGTTTAGCCGACTCCGGACCGTTTCGAGGGCGTCGACCAGCGGCGTGGGGAACGACCGCTCGTCGAGTTGAGTCGCCTCGGCGTAGTCGGTTTCGACGGGCTGGCGGGCCTCGCCGATCGATTCGTCGGGCCTGACGGTCACCGTGACGAGCACGTCGCGGTCGGCGGACGCGTTCGAGAGGCGGGCGAGTCGCTCGTGGAGTTCGTAGTTCGCGAGAGACATGCGTAGCAGGGAGTCGTTTCTGTCGCCGCACCGTCGACGGGTCGAGAGCGGTCGCGCGGCGTAACGGGTCCGCCGTCGTGACGTCGCGTCCCGAACGTCGCAGTGAGGTAGATACCAGCGGTTACGAACGGCCCGGGGTTGAACTCCCTGCCGGCGTGTTCAGCCCCCGTTCGACGTCGTATTCACTCGTCGCGGCCGAGCTGATCGCCGCCGAACTCGTGGTCGCTCTGGATGCGCGAGGCCTGGGGGCCGTCCTGGTCCTGATACTTCGAGCCGCGCTCGCTGCCGTAGGGCCGTTCCGCTTCGGTCTTGAGCTCCGTGAAGGTGAGCTGCGAGATGCGCATGCCGG from Natrinema salifodinae carries:
- a CDS encoding Vms1/Ankzf1 family peptidyl-tRNA hydrolase, which encodes MSLANYELHERLARLSNASADRDVLVTVTVRPDESIGEARQPVETDYAEATQLDERSFPTPLVDALETVRSRLNEYDDIPDNGLAIYAGVVDRDLVTATFDDLPIPIEESRYEHGNEFDLTPLEDVTEPESTYGLVVVERGGAALGRLDDEGVEPVETFDSDVPGKSSAGGQSAERFERDRERQKRDFFDEVAERAELEFLDSGGGDEDGIDGMLLGGTTGTVENFREEADLDHRLEDALVGEFAVEYATEQGLRQLAEKGEQAIDERDRRDVRETLETFFEGVRDDDEPVAYGVDEVDDALEYDAVETLLLSTALEGRELQELGDRTVDQGGETVVVPDDFPDGERFVEAFDGVGALLRFPID